One genomic window of Trichomycterus rosablanca isolate fTriRos1 chromosome 1, fTriRos1.hap1, whole genome shotgun sequence includes the following:
- the mdm2 gene encoding E3 ubiquitin-protein ligase Mdm2: MAAENCLSSSQINKIDNEKLVRPKVQLQALLKDAGADKEVFTMKEVMFYLGKYIMCKELYDKQQQHIVHCENDPLGAVLGVASFSVKEPRMLFAMISKNLTAVKNPDSPTNLADPRSQSEHDRGPEETNSDSSTSAQQQQQRRRRRSSSDPASFSGLEDSGEPRKRHKSDSISLTFDDSLSWCVIGGLRRDRGSSESSVSHSSVNEGRSHGEGSEDSDDSESDNFSVEFEVESIDSDEYSEIDEDSVPEDEVYEVTIFADNEDSFDEDTEITEDDYWKCSECEVLNPPLPRHCKSCWKVRAGWLPESRAQPDAQTNTSCHSTDLECAPETKARPDSPDEGVDVPDGKSSRSQTAGSSDSQGSSLSCSQPSTSSSQEDAPELERLNSLNSLSGSEISLPSSCLEPCVICQSRPKNGCIVHGRTGHLMACYTCARKLKSRNKLCPVCREPIQSVVLTYVS; encoded by the exons ATGGCTGCAGAAAACTGTCTAAGCAGTTCTCAGATCAACAAGATCGACAATGAAAAGCTG GTAAGACCCAAAGTGCAGTTGCAAGCCCTGTTAAAAGATGCAGGAGCGGATAAGGAGGTGTTCACCATGAAGGAG GTCATGTTCTACCTGGGCAAATACATCATGTGCAAGGAGTTATATGACAAGCAGCAGCAGCACATCGTCCACTGCGAGAACGACCCTCTCGGCGCCGTGCTCGGAGTCGCCAGCTTCTCTGTGAAGGAGCCACG aatgttgtTCGCAATGATCTCTAAAAACCTCACAGCAGTAAAAAACCCGG ACTCTCCGACGAACTTAGCAGATCCCAGAAGTCAAAGTGAACATGACAGAGGGCCGGAG GAGACAAACTCGGACTCGTCTACCTCagcgcagcagcagcagcagcgcaGGAGAAGAAGAAGCAGCAGTGATCCtg CGAGTTTCTCAGGCCTGGAGGACTCCGGCGAGCCGCGGAAGAGGCACAAGTCAGACAGCATCTCCCTGACGTTCGACGACAGCCTCTCCTGGTGTGTGATCGGAGGTCTGCGCCGGGACCGAGGGAGCAGCGAGTCTTCAGTATCACACAGCAGTGTG AATGAAGGTAGGTCTCACGGCGAGGGCAGTGAAGACAGCGACGACTCCGAGTCTGATAACTTCAGCGTGGAGTTCGAGGTGGAGTCCATCGATTCAGACGAATACAGCGAGATCGATGAGGACTCCGTCCCGGAGGACGAG GTTTACGAAGTCACGATCTTTGCCGATAATGAAGACTCGTTTGATGAAGACACAGAAATCACAGAGGAT GATTACTGGAAATGCTCCGAGTGCGAGGTGTTGAACCCTCCTCTCCCTCGACACTGCAAAAGCTGCTGGAAGGTTCGAGCGGGGTGGCTCCCCGAATCTCGCGCCCAGCCCGACGCCCAAACCAACACCTCCTGCCACAGCACGGACCTCGAGTGCGCACCCGAAACCAAAGCCCGCCCCGACTCCCCCGACGAGGGCGTGGACGTCCCGGACGGCAAGTCCTCCCGCTCCCAGACCGCCGGCAGCTCGGACTCGCAGGGCTCGTCGCTGTCCTGCTCCCAGCCGTCCACCTCGTCCAGCCAGGAGGACGCGCCCGAACTGGAGCGCCTCAACAGCCTGAACAGCCTGAGCGGCTCGGAGATCAGCCTCCCGTCCTCCTGCCTGGAGCCGTGCGTCATCTGCCAGAGCAGGCCCAAGAACGGCTGCATCGTCCACGGGCGCACCGGCCACCTCATGGCCTGCTACACGTGCGCCAGGAAGCTGAAGAGCCGCAACAAGCTGTGCCCCGTGTGCAGGGAGCCCATACAGTCGGTCGTGCTCACCTACGTCAGCTGA